ATGCAAACATACAAGATGACGTTTATATAGACGCTGAAGCTTCTAAGATTGCACAAGTGGTTACAAACTTAGTCAGTAATGCGATTAATTATTCACCGAATGAAAGTACTGTTTTTGTAAGAGTATCCAGTCAAGGTGATAAGAAGATATTAGAAGTGGAAGACCATGGAATTGGCATAGCACCTGAAGACCAAAAGCATGTCTTTGAACGTTTTTACAGGGTAGATAAGGCACGCAGCAGAGATTCTGGAGGTACAGGACTTGGTTTATCAATTACTAAACATATTGTTGAAGCATACCAAGGCCGCATACAAATTGAAAGTGAACTAGATGTCGGTACCACTTTCCGTATTATTTTCTTCGATAATAAATCACGAAATTCATAAGATGTAATAGCGTCGGATAGAAGTCCGGCGCTAATTTTATGAGCAAAGATATACTTATGATAAAATAGAATTAAATCAATTCAGGAGGTTATAACGTGGAAAAGTTAGTATTAATTGATGGAAATAGTTTAAGTTTCCGCGCATTTTATGCTTTACCTCTTTTGACAAATCGTGCGGGTATCCATACAAATGCTATTTATGGTTTCGCGATGTTATTAGAAAAAATTAAAAAAGAAGAGAAGCCTACACACTTTTTAGTGGCATTTGATGCAGGCAAAACCACCTTCAGACATCAAACTTTCAGTGATTATAAAGGCGGACGTCAAAAGACACCGCCAGAATTAAGCGAGCAGTTTCCTTTAATTCGCCAATTATTAGATGCGTATCAAATTAAGCATTATGAACTAGAAAATTATGAAGCAGATGATATTATTGGGACTTTGAGTAAACAAGCGGATAAAGCAGGTATCAAAACGATTATCGTTACAGGAGATCGCGACTTGACGCAATTAGCTTCTGAAAACGTAACAATTTATTATACGAAAAAAGGCGTAACAGATGTGGACCATTATACACCTGAATTTATTGCTGAAAAGTATAACGGTCTACAGCCTTCACAGATAATAGATATGAAAGGCTTAATGGGTGATACTTCTGACAATATCCCTGGCATTGCTGGTGTTGGAGAAAAAACAGCAATCAAATTACTGAATCAATATGACTCTGTAGAAAATCTCTATCAGCATATAGATGAAGTTTCAGGTAAAAAATTAAAAGAAAAACTCGAAAATGGTCATGACGATGCTTTAATGAGCAAACAGTTAGCGACTATCAAACGAGACAGTCCGATTGAAGTCACTTTAAAAGACACAAAACTTCCTGAAGAAGTGGACCAAACAGCGAAAATTGATTTATTTAAAGAATTAGATTTCAAACAAATGTTGAATCAAATCGATGTAGATGCAGAAGATAAAACAGAAGAAAAACGTGAATATGAAGTTGAACACGACTTCAATAATATTAATTTTAATGACTTATCTGAAGCAGCAGTGCATTTCGAAGTGGATGAAGGAGACTATTTAACGGCCGATATCCTTAAATTCGGAATGAAGGCTGATGGTCACTTTGTTGTGATCGATGCCGATACTATTCAAGATTACCCTGAATTGGTCAAATGGTTGGAAGATAAAAACACGCGAAAACTTGTTTATGACGCTAAGAAAACATATGCTGAAGCGCATCGATTAAATATAAATATTCAAAATATTACTTTTGATATTATGTTAGCAAGTTATATCTTAGATCCATCTAGAAGTATTGATGATGTCTATTCAGTTGTTCAGCATTATGGTCAGAATTATGTGGCTGAAGCGGTCAACATTTATGGTAAAGGTCGGAAACGTCAAATACCTGATGACGAAGTGATGAATCCTTATATTGCAGCAATCTTAGATGCTGTCTCTGAAAGTACTCCGCTTATGTATGACCAGCTGGAAGAATACAATCAACTTGAACTCTTTAAATCACTAGAACTTCCACTCGCACGTATTTTAGGAGAAATGGAAGAACTAGGGATTTATACGGATGTTGACGAACTGCAAGAAATGGAAAAAGAAATTCAAGGAAAGCTGGATACTCT
Above is a genomic segment from Staphylococcus piscifermentans containing:
- the polA gene encoding DNA polymerase I — its product is MEKLVLIDGNSLSFRAFYALPLLTNRAGIHTNAIYGFAMLLEKIKKEEKPTHFLVAFDAGKTTFRHQTFSDYKGGRQKTPPELSEQFPLIRQLLDAYQIKHYELENYEADDIIGTLSKQADKAGIKTIIVTGDRDLTQLASENVTIYYTKKGVTDVDHYTPEFIAEKYNGLQPSQIIDMKGLMGDTSDNIPGIAGVGEKTAIKLLNQYDSVENLYQHIDEVSGKKLKEKLENGHDDALMSKQLATIKRDSPIEVTLKDTKLPEEVDQTAKIDLFKELDFKQMLNQIDVDAEDKTEEKREYEVEHDFNNINFNDLSEAAVHFEVDEGDYLTADILKFGMKADGHFVVIDADTIQDYPELVKWLEDKNTRKLVYDAKKTYAEAHRLNINIQNITFDIMLASYILDPSRSIDDVYSVVQHYGQNYVAEAVNIYGKGRKRQIPDDEVMNPYIAAILDAVSESTPLMYDQLEEYNQLELFKSLELPLARILGEMEELGIYTDVDELQEMEKEIQGKLDTLIERIHEAAGEEFNINSPKQLGVVLFEKLELPVIKKTKTGYSTAVDVLEQLQGEHPIIDDILEYRQLSKLQSTYIEGLQKVIQKDHRIHTHFNQTLAQTGRLSSVDPNLQNIPVRLEEGRRIRKAFKPAEPGNVILSADYSQIELRVLAHITQDESMIKAFREGHDIHTATAMKVFGVEPDEVDGLMRRQAKAVNFGIVYGISDYGLSQSLGISRKAAKQFIDDYLASFPGVKQYMSDIVKDAKAKGYVETLLHRRRYIPDITSRNFNRRSFAERTAMNTPIQGSAADIIKLAMVNFDKEIQNQDFHVHLLLQVHDELIFELPEAEVEAFSKFIEDIMDNAIDLDVPLQVDTNYGPTWYDAK